Proteins co-encoded in one Halorussus lipolyticus genomic window:
- a CDS encoding PstS family phosphate ABC transporter substrate-binding protein — protein sequence MTSDTSENGGRVSRRKYLAAVGAAGSLAVTGTATAQDGGNQGPLKIGGSSTVYPITSQAGAVWNSNPPASDAEYWGPGEWNIDTEMNYADFWASRYGFESGQGLPFNVTVGLSHSGTGLEKLRGGVLDIGDASATVAQEFPDDSEEELNKFVDHVVGVDAQPLVVSKEIYDAGVTELTLQQVQQIYRGELTNWSELDAYDGEDKEIQAIGRAEGSGTDTSFRANVLGGPNAPMEGVDVRKGQNQQVQTLVANSNNAVAYMALAFVDEERVPPVALTIEDTTYEYGKNLGAKDYPLNRDLHCYTWEDTSPKEAAFILTMLSDMGQERYVAANNYVKLPTNRQEQQVAKLPEPEQGTLQDYIGASDQTTTTSE from the coding sequence ATGACGTCAGACACGTCAGAGAACGGGGGACGGGTTTCGCGGCGGAAATACCTCGCGGCTGTCGGAGCGGCCGGAAGCCTCGCTGTAACCGGGACGGCAACGGCACAGGACGGTGGTAACCAAGGACCGCTGAAAATCGGCGGCTCCTCGACGGTGTACCCGATTACGAGTCAGGCCGGGGCGGTCTGGAACTCCAATCCGCCGGCGAGCGACGCGGAGTACTGGGGACCGGGAGAGTGGAACATCGACACCGAGATGAACTACGCCGACTTCTGGGCTAGCCGATACGGCTTCGAGTCGGGTCAGGGCCTGCCGTTCAACGTGACGGTCGGCCTGAGCCACTCCGGGACCGGACTGGAGAAGCTTCGGGGCGGCGTCCTCGACATCGGTGACGCGAGCGCGACGGTCGCACAGGAGTTCCCCGACGACAGCGAGGAGGAACTGAACAAGTTCGTAGACCACGTGGTCGGCGTGGACGCCCAACCCCTCGTCGTCAGCAAGGAGATTTACGACGCGGGCGTCACCGAACTCACGCTACAGCAGGTTCAGCAAATCTATCGGGGCGAACTCACGAACTGGTCGGAACTCGACGCCTACGACGGCGAGGACAAGGAGATTCAGGCAATCGGTCGCGCCGAGGGGTCGGGCACCGACACCTCCTTCCGCGCCAACGTGCTGGGCGGTCCGAACGCGCCGATGGAGGGCGTAGACGTGCGGAAGGGCCAGAACCAGCAGGTCCAGACGCTGGTCGCAAACTCCAACAACGCCGTCGCGTACATGGCCTTGGCGTTCGTGGACGAGGAGCGGGTTCCGCCGGTCGCGCTCACCATCGAGGACACCACCTACGAGTACGGCAAGAACCTCGGCGCGAAGGACTACCCGCTCAACCGCGACCTGCACTGCTACACGTGGGAAGACACCTCGCCGAAGGAAGCGGCGTTCATCCTCACGATGCTCTCGGACATGGGCCAAGAGCGGTACGTCGCCGCGAACAACTACGTGAAACTGCCGACGAACCGGCAGGAACAGCAGGTCGCCAAGCTACCCGAACCGGAGCAGGGCACCCTGCAGGACTACATCGGCGCGAGCGACCAGACGACAACGACTTCGGAGTAA